A DNA window from Seriola aureovittata isolate HTS-2021-v1 ecotype China chromosome 8, ASM2101889v1, whole genome shotgun sequence contains the following coding sequences:
- the gpm6aa gene encoding glycoprotein M6Aa — protein sequence MEEDMDEGQTQKGCLECCIKCLGGIPYPSLIATILLYAGVALFCGCGHEALSGTVTILQNYFEVVRSPVDALDVFTMIDIIKYVIYGIASAFFVYGILLMVEGFFTSGAIKDLYGDFKITTCGRCVSAWFIMLTYIFMLAWLGVTAFTSLPVFIYFNIWNICQNATVLEGATLCLDPRQYGIVPIAEAKTVCAGSEKFYKMCESNELDMTFHLFICALAGAGAAVIAMIHYLMVLSANWAYVKDACRMQKYEDIKSKEEQELHDIHSTRSKERLNAYT from the exons ATGGAAGAAGACATGGACGAGGGGCAGACTCAGAAAG GATGCCTGGAATGCTGCATCAAATGTCTGGGTGGGATTCCATACCCATCGCTCATAGCCACCATCTTGCTTTATGCGGGCGTGGCTCTGTTCTGCGGCTGCGGACATGAGGCGCTGTCCGGCACCGTCACCATTCTCCAGAACTACTTCGAGGTGGTGCGGAGCCCTGTGGACGCACTGGATGTATTCACCAT GATTGACATTATCAAGTATGTGATCTACGGCATTGCTTCGGCTTTCTTCGTCTACGGCATCCTGCTGATGGTGGAGGGTTTCTTCACCAGTGGAGCCATTAAAGACCTGTATGGAGACTTCAAAATCACCACCTGCGGACGTTGTGTCAGCGCTTGG TTCATCATGCTGACATACATCTTCATGCTGGCTTGGCTTGGAGTGACTGCTTTTACCTCCCTCccagtctttatttatttcaacatcTGGAATATTTGCCAAAACGCTACCGTGCTTGAGGGGGCCACACTCTGCCTGGACCCACGCCAGTATG GTATTGTGCCAATCGCTGAGGCGAAAACAGTGTGTGCTGGATCAGAGAAGTTCTACAAGATGTGCGAATCTAATGAG CTCGACATGACATTCCACCTGTTCATCTGTGCCCTCgctggagcaggagctgctgttaTTGCTATG ATCCACTACCTGATGGTGCTGTCAGCCAACTGGGCCTACGTGAAGGACGCCTGCCGAATGCAGAAGTATGAGGACATCAAGTcgaaggaggagcaggagcttCACGACATCCACTCCACTCGCTCCAAGGAGCGTCTCAACGCCTACACATAA
- the lrit3a gene encoding leucine-rich repeat, immunoglobulin-like domain and transmembrane domain-containing protein 3a has translation MRRLLYVHVFLCCLSMARPFCPSQCTCVFHGRTDGTGTRSVLCNDPDMSDIPVNVPVDTIKLRVEKTAVRRIPTEAFYYLVDLRYLWITYNSITSVDTGSFYNLKVLHELRLDGNMISMFPWESLKEMPRLRTLDLHNNRLTSVPTEAIPYLLNITYLDLSSNKLATLPSDLMDIWPPFNGAPISTNASQKIVLGLQDNPWFCDCKISKLIELSKMADTPVVLMDLFLTCGGPENLAGVLFQRAELDNCVKPSVMTSATKITSPLGSNVLLRCDATGFPTPTLYWAKSDGSPVNNTVQESPGEGIRWSIMSLHGILYKDAGDYSCKAKNVAGNADATISISVAGTISTTIPPLRPSTGTGPTSQGTTFTPPTDSPNLPLLTSTVLPRTSTTLSAVPKKPKTTPSNGLQKGSFKQTKTQQGGRKLAADEKSKKSDASKSVKDLRIVEETSDSAVLLWAADGLPNDAPLTVVYSPYGEDDVKRTEETNAGSGKILLEGLSSGMRYSVCLIAKGSDSGKDPCIDFYTLDNVEDSGPNQLFIIISGIACALVLSLIALLIYKILALYCKGHNTASDEEELEKDSYVKFETISMKQRTLTSHPTELWARRATHESERMLLCSRSSIDSQMTYKSDSSRSEYLC, from the exons ATGCGTCGACTTCTCTATGTGCATGTATTCCTATGCTGCCTCAGTATGGCTCGTCCCTTCTGTCCATCCCAGTGCACCTGTGTCTTCCATGGACGTACTGATGGAACAGGAACAAG ATCTGTGCTCTGCAATGACCCAGACATGTCCGATATCCCTGTCAATGTCCCAGTGGATACGATTAAACTTCGTGTTGAGAAAACTGCTGTACGCCGAATTCCAACTGAAGCTTTTTACTACCTGGTGGATTTACGGTACCTCTGGATTACTTACAATTCCATAACCTCTGTGGATACTGGAAGTTTCTACAACCTCAAAGTGCTACATGAGTTGAGGCTGGATGGAAATATGATCTCTATGTTCCCTTGGGAGTCTCTAAAAGAGATGCCCAGACTGAGGACACTGGatctacacaacaacagactcACCAGTGTTCCCACTGAAGCTATCCCCTACCTCCTCAACATTACTTACTTGGATCTATCCAGCAACAAATTAGCAACCCTGCCATCTGATCTCATGGATATCTGGCCGCCCTTCAATGGAGCACCCATCTCTACTAATGCCTCCCAGAAAATTGTGTTAG gccTCCAAGATAATCCCTGGTTCTGCGACTGTAAAATCTCCAAGCTGATTGAGCTTTCCAAAATGGCAGACACACCAGTGGTTTTGATGGACCTATTCCTGACCTGCGGTGGACCAGAGAATCTGGCTGGTGTTCTTTTTCAGCGTGCTGAGCTTGATAATTGTGTAAAACCATCAGTCATGACTTCCGCAACCAAGATCACATCTCCTTTGGGCAGTAATGTTCTCCTGCGATGTGACGCAACAGGATTTCCGACACCAACTCTTTACTGGGCTAAGTCAGATGGCTCACCAGTCAACAACACAG TTCAGGAGTCACCTGGGGAGGGCATAAGATGGTCCATCATGAGCTTGCATGGAATATTGTACAAAGATGCTGGGGACTACAGTTGCAAAGCTAAGAATGTTGCTGGCAACGCAGATGCCACCATTTCTATCTCTGTTGCTGGTACCATCAGCACCACCATCCCTCCACTGAGGCCAAGCACTGGAACTGGACCAACCAGCCAAGGCACAACATTTACTCCGCCAACAGACAGTCCCAACTTGCCCTTGTTAACGTCCACAGTTCTTCCAAGAACATCAACAACTCTATCTGCTGTCCCCAAGAAGCCGAAAACTACCCCCAGCAATGGTTTACAGAAAGGctcattcaaacaaacaaagacccAGCAAGGAGGGAGAAAGCTTGCGGCAgatgaaaagagcaaaaaaagtGATGCATCTAAGTCTGTCAAAGACCTAAGGATTGTAGAGGAAACATCTGACAGTGCAGTGTTGCTCTGGGCAGCAGATGGACTGCCAAATGATGCCCCTCTTACAGTTGTATATTCACCCTATGGTGAAGATGATGTCaaaaggacagaggagacaaatGCTGGCAGTGGAAAAATACTCCTAGAGGGACTATCGTCTGGGATGAGGTACTCAGTTTGCCTCATAGCAAAAGGTAGTGATTCTGGAAAAGACCCTTGCATTGACTTCTACACACTGGACAATGTAGAGGATAGTGGGCCGAATCAACTTTTCATCATCATAAGTGGTATTGCCTGTGCTTTGGTTTTGTCGCTTATTGCTCTGTTGATCTACAAGATTCTCGCTCTCTACTGCAAAGGACACAACACAGCTTCGGATGAAGAGGAGCTTGAAAAGGACAGCTATGTGAAGTTTGAGACAATTTCAATGAAACAAAGAACTTTGACCTCTCACCCAACTGAGCTTTGGGCAAGGAGAGCGACCCATGAATCAGAGCGAATGCTCCTGTGCTCCAGGTCAAGCATAGACTCCCAGATGACCTATAAAAGTGACAGTTCCCGGTCTGAGTATCTCTGCTGA